From the genome of Vibrio gangliei, one region includes:
- a CDS encoding cbb3-type cytochrome oxidase subunit 3 — translation MDIVTIHSIWTLGLFISFCGVVWWAYGSKKRKARFDEAANLIFDDEPVESNKDKGGMQ, via the coding sequence ATGGATATCGTCACTATTCACAGTATCTGGACACTTGGCTTATTCATCAGTTTTTGTGGTGTGGTTTGGTGGGCTTACGGTAGTAAAAAGCGTAAAGCTCGTTTTGATGAAGCTGCGAACCTTATCTTTGATGATGAGCCAGTAGAATCAAATAAAGATAAGGGAGGAATGCAGTAA
- the ccoO gene encoding cytochrome-c oxidase, cbb3-type subunit II, producing MSSGKNRHSIVEKNVGLLAILMVFGISLGALVEITPLIFQKQTTEPVEDLKPYTALEMEGRDIYIREGCSVCHSQMIRPFRSETERYGHYSVAGESVWEHPFLWGSKRTGPDLARVGGRYSDEWHRVHLIDPREVVPESIMPGYPWLAENKLTGEYTEQKLRLFRDDFGVPYTDDDIANAKKSVEGKTELDAIVAYLQSLGQSMK from the coding sequence ATGAGTTCAGGAAAGAATCGCCATTCAATAGTCGAGAAAAACGTCGGTCTATTGGCAATTTTAATGGTGTTCGGTATTAGCTTAGGTGCATTAGTGGAAATCACCCCACTTATCTTCCAAAAGCAGACAACGGAACCTGTTGAAGATTTAAAACCCTACACTGCTTTAGAGATGGAAGGTCGTGATATATACATTCGCGAAGGTTGTAGTGTTTGTCACAGTCAGATGATTCGTCCATTCCGTTCTGAAACTGAGCGTTATGGTCACTATTCTGTTGCGGGTGAATCTGTTTGGGAGCACCCGTTCTTATGGGGTTCTAAGCGTACGGGTCCCGATCTTGCCCGTGTAGGCGGTCGTTATTCAGATGAATGGCACCGTGTTCACCTTATCGACCCTCGTGAAGTTGTGCCGGAATCAATTATGCCAGGTTATCCGTGGTTAGCTGAAAATAAACTTACAGGCGAATACACAGAGCAGAAATTACGTTTGTTCCGCGATGATTTTGGCGTTCCTTATACCGATGACGACATTGCAAATGCTAAGAAAAGTGTCGAAGGAAAAACAGAGCTTGATGCGATTGTTGCCTACCTTCAATCTCTTGGCCAATCGATGAAGTAA